In the genome of Vicia villosa cultivar HV-30 ecotype Madison, WI linkage group LG7, Vvil1.0, whole genome shotgun sequence, one region contains:
- the LOC131616454 gene encoding trihelix transcription factor ASIL2: MDDDDEIHSNPSPLSGSPVSSPGAKGRISVTVAAPAPLQEHPVVNSYALALPIQNQAARGSNGGGREDCWSEGATAVLIEAWGERYLELSRGNLKQKHWKEVAEIVNGREDYLKAPKTDIQCKNRIDTVKKKYKSEKAKIAASGGVVASKWPFYDRLEYLIGPTAKATGVTGASTSGNSNLPPQKVPLGIPVNLRTAGAGNQFNSQKKNQKQQPQQQAQLNYQKVQLRPRAPAIDSDNSSEREALSPVSSDSLPPESHERKRVKVNPTGGEGTRKGKGWGSAVRELTQAIVKFGEAYEQAETSKLQQVVEMEKQRMKFSKDLELQRMQFFMKTQMEISQLKLGRRKSVNGNGNGNGNPSNHHKNINENINNNNNHNNNSDTE, from the coding sequence ATGGACGACGACGACGAGATCCACTCCAATCCATCGCCGTTGAGCGGATCTCCGGTGTCGTCACCTGGAGCAAAAGGTCGGATTTCGGTGACGGTTGCGGCCCCTGCGCCGCTACAAGAACATCCGGTGGTGAACAGCTATGCATTAGCGCTTCCGATTCAGAATCAGGCGGCGAGAGGAAGCAACGGTGGAGGGAGGGAGGATTGCTGGAGCGAAGGCGCGACGGCGGTGCTGATCGAGGCGTGGGGAGAGAGGTACCTTGAATTGAGCAGAGGGAATCTGAAGCAGAAGCATTGGAAGGAGGTGGCGGAGATCGTTAACGGGAGAGAGGATTATTTAAAGGCGCCGAAAACTGATATCCAGTGCAAGAACCGGATCGATACGGTCAAGAAGAAGTACAAATCGGAGAAAGCTAAGATCGCTGCCTCCGGCGGCGTTGTAGCTAGTAAATGGCCGTTTTATGACCGGTTAGAATACCTGATCGGTCCAACCGCCAAGGCCACCGGCGTCACAGGTGCTAGCACTTCTGGAAACAGTAATTTGCCACCGCAGAAAGTTCCGTTAGGAATTCCGGTGAATCTCCGGACCGCCGGTGCTGGGAATCAGTTTAATTCTCAAAAGAAAAATCAGAAACAACAGCCACAGCAACAGGCTCAGTTGAATTACCAGAAAGTTCAGCTCCGGCCGCGAGCTCCTGCGATAGATTCCGATAATTCGTCCGAACGAGAAGCGTTATCGCCAGTTTCGAGTGACAGTTTACCGCCGGAGAGTCACGAGAGGAAGAGGGTGAAAGTGAATCCAACTGGTGGAGAAGGGACAAGGAAAGGGAAAGGTTGGGGGAGTGCGGTGAGGGAATTGACTCAGGCGATTGTGAAATTCGGTGAAGCTTATGAACAAGCGGAGACATCGAAGTTGCAGCAGGTGGTGGAGATGGAGAAACAGAGGATGAAGTTTTCAAAGGATTTGGAGTTGCAGAGAATGCAGTTTTTCATGAAAACACAGATGGAGATTTCACAGCTCAAGCTTGGAAGAAGAAAAAGTGTTAATGGAAATGGTAATGGTAATGGTAACCCTAGCAATCATCATAAAAACATCAATgaaaacatcaacaacaacaacaaccataacAATAATAGTGACACTGAATGA